The Montipora capricornis isolate CH-2021 chromosome 3, ASM3666992v2, whole genome shotgun sequence genome includes the window GAAGAAATTTGTCCTATTGATACACAGTAGCATAGAAAATACGTTATTACTTTACAAGCATAGGGTGGGCGTGAGGCTACAGATGCTCTCTCTTTGGGTCTATTGTTGATATGAGATTTAATGATGAGAGTGAAAGTGTCAAGATAAAAAAACTCCACGTtcaaaacaacaatgaaatgatgAGAGCGCAAACAACATTTTTAATACTAAATTTACATAGCCTAATCCCTCCAATGGATTCATCGTCTGTCAGTTTTCCGATGGAAAATGAATTGTCTCTTTTCCGGCGTCAAATAATTGTCTGAAGCGATTGTTTTTCTTCCAGTGAATAGACCAGTGAGCTCCGCGATATCCAATGTAAAAAAATGCTTCCAATGAAAACAGTAATGTCCTTGTTTGACAATGATAGCGTCAATGGAATAGAATAGAATACTCAACTATAAATCAACTTCAAATTGGTCGGCAAAACGATCGAGGTGCCCAGACAAATAGAAGAGGAGTGCTTCGTACTAAATTAATACAACTGCACTAAATAACCAATACTAGTTTTCTGAATTTCTAGGTTCAGCGTTCGCGTTATTGATGCGAAGCGAGAGTTAAGGCGTCTCTCTCTGTGAGACCACGGACATGTTGACTTATGTCtaaactaaggatcaagtttcGCATGAAAGGTCGTGATCCCGAGATTTTGTACCACCATGAAAGCACGCAGTAACTGCCAACAGGCGTTGATAGCCGCTTTAAATGCCCCGTATCTCACGGCATACAATGACTTTGTCTACAGACCAGTCGATTTTGTTGCGTCTTTTCTTTCAGTCTATGACCCTTTTTGTTAGCCCGTTGTCGTTGAAGTGAATATGCCTCGTGCCACCTTTTTTCCTCCTTTCACTGTCAAGTATCACAATAAACACCGTAAGAACGATAAACAAGCTAGAATGGCCATGTATTGGTCGGCGGGACTGAACAGGAGTTCACGGTTCTCAGTACATGTGAATCACGAGGCAAGCGCTGGATTGCCCTCGAGCTTGCCTTCGTCAATGAATGAGCAGTCCATTGATGTCTCGTGAGGGCATCCGACCGACTGTACTTCTGTCCACATCCCAGTACCACGCAAGTAAATACCTTTTTCTCTGCAGTTTGGAGATGTGTCTTTTGATGCTTGCTCAAGTGATCTTTTCTGCCGAAGGCTTTATTGCAAACGTCGCACTTATGAGGTCGCACGCCAGTGTGGATGCGTTTATGCCGTGTTAACTCTTCGTTACGAGCAAATCGCCTATCACAGCCTtcataagcgcattgaaaaggcttttcccCGGTGTGAATTCGCAAATGACCTTGAAGTTGCCCGTTGTTACTACATCGTATATCACACAAAGGACAAGGATATTTCTTCTTTCTCGTCTTACCACTCAAAGTTGGGACCCTGCAAGTAGTAGATGTTTCGGTCGATTCTTCGAGGACTTGTAAACCCGGTGCAGATTTCATTCTTTCATACGTCTTCTCAGAATTTTGAGTTCCAATACAAATTGATGGCATTATTGTTTTGGATTCAGCGCAGAAACTCATCGGTGAAACTTGAACGTTTGCAGGCGGTGGAGGCGTTGCACTAAGAGCGGCCGTATAGCTAATGGGGGCAACAGATTGCTTCCACAATCCTGATGGAGTTCCAAGCTCAGCCGGGCGAAAGATGTGTCGAAGAGAAGGCAATGATGGCGCATGAAATAGAATGGTTGGCTTGAACACGCGAAACAGTCCTAGATTATTTTGTGTTGCTTGCATGATTTGAACTGTCCTCTTCATTGCAACACATGAAATGTGCTCAGTATGACAAGATGGGATTGACATGGAGTCAGGTGGGGTGATGAACCGCCAATCAGAGACCTTGTTCAACTGCAAAGTGTAAATGGAGATGATGAATTAAAGCTTTGATGGTGGGGCGTGAGAGGGGGCATGAGGTACATTCAAGGGCCACCTCGTAGAAACGTACTGAATGCAGACATTTACCAGTCACGCTATTCATCAAACACAAAATAGGTCCTCCCTTAGGATTAAAATACTTAGTATATACCAATTACAATGGGAGCTAACGCGATTTTCGATCAAATTCGATGGTCTGGCTTGTTTAAATATTGATCGGAATCTATCAAATAGATtgcaaaagaaaacaatcaaattaaaaaaaacttcacACAACTGTGAATGATAAACTCAAGTTGAGGCGCGTTAACACAACCTGTGGaaacaaaaccatttttttccGATCCAGAGTCCTAAAATTCTCAGCAAGGTTACAAGGTCACTGCCTCAAGAACGACAGataatttttcaaaatactGTAGTGATTCCTTGCTGGAAGATATTAAACGTCTGTTTCTCGTCAATATATTTTGGCAATTTACACTTTCGTTTCTGTTACAGAACTTTGATCACGCCCTCGCAAAGCCGAGAAAAACTAATTTAAAGTCCGTTTGGATGTGTCGTAATCCGGAAATTATTTAGAAAGCTTTCGGCAAGGACTTTGCGACAGCTAAAAACCAAAGATTGTGGAATACTTCTTGTTAGAACACACGCAAATTAGCTGCTGTCGAATGAAAATAGCGGAAATGCCATAATCGAAAATGGAAAAAACATCTGTTTTGTAAGACCTCCCATAGTTATATGTCGGAGGGACAATAGAAATATAATTTTCTCATGGGTGATTTGGCTGCGCCATATCAGTAGAATTTTCGGCTCCGGAAATGGATCGTCACGTCCCAAACGGGAAGCAAACATATCTCTTTCATCGTGAGAAAGTTCCATCAAGTAGAAAAGGTCAGATAATAAATCAAACACAAATATTTATGATGGCGGGATTTTTCAACTGATGTTTGGGCGTTAATCTTTTTTTACATTAAAGGCTTTTTAAAACTGAACTGAAATTAGAGCAGACGATAGGTGTACGTAATCTCATTATTTAAAAATACAGACCGTTTGGCGTATAAGGGAAAACTACCGCACGGAACGGACACTCGACTGGTCATCAGGATCGGCTATTGATCTTCGGCGAGGGCTCGTTGGTTGTCGTTACTGGTCATGGTCATTTTCAGTCCATGCAGACTGAAACACCTAACTTAAGCAGCACGAGCCCAAGCCCCCATCAAGGAGGAGTATATGTACCGGCATCCTAAGACAATGTGAAGAGCGAAACTAATGAATGCCAATACTTTGCAACCGCACACTCCTTATCCGCTAAATTGGGTTCTGTAGCAAATGAGAATACGCAATATACGTCCTACGGGATTCCAAGGGTGTGGGAGGAAAATTAGTTTCTCTTGATTTTACCCGACCGGCGTCTTCCAATCAGAGTTAATAGTCATTATTGTCATTAGGCGTAAACGACCGTTAAAAACAACAAACTAAAAGAAATATTAATTCATGTTCTATTTATCTGCACAAAAGGACTCCCACAGAGTCTACGCAAACCGGGACGTAGAACCTATGTGAGGCTTGCTCACTACCAACCTTTTGAAAAGTAATCTGATGTTACCCGCCATCAAacctttataatttttttgttcattttaatGTAAAGGAGAAAAACGGCAACTGCATCACTACCTTTCTACAAGGAAATGATGGGACAAAAGTCACGCCTGTTGCTACAGAACGGTTCCTTCTCAATCCTTTGTGCAAGCACGAAATAATGGCGTATGACACGACGTTAAATCCAAAACAGAAATGGGGTTGTAACGGCTGTCACTCAGTGGTAGCCTGAGGTGTGGCAAAGCACTTTGCAGCGGAATCGTCTGGACTTGAGTTCGAGTCATATTTAATCTTGCACTTTTCTAAGGCCTCTTTACGAAGACGATGACGAAAATCGCTTCGTTCCCTCAGTTACAATTGTTGACTTATATTAAGGTACGGATTAGGAATTGTATGAGGGAAATGCACAATAGCGTCAACTAGCCTACCTAGGCGACTGCTGCTCTGAAGATTTTGAAAGCCATTCTGAAAAAGAAGCCTAGCTTGACAAAATCGCCAAAGTCCTCAGTCCCAGGTAAATCCCCTGCACACCTGAGAAAGTAAAGGTGACGAAGGTGTCCCAAGGCATGCATGAGTGGTCTCGTCTCCTGGAAGGGTTTGTGGAATAGTCCACTGAAGAAAAGAGAAGTGATCGAAACAAGCCACTTATCAACTGGTGCCTGTTGCTTATTTGTTACATTCCTTCTTCTTAGGTTTTCCGGATTAACAGAAGACAGGAGAAGTTCAATTGTAGCACAAATCGGACTCACGACCTCAACTGTAAATGTTGAAATGTTACTCGTCTCACACCTTAACGGTTCGTCGCTTCCCGGTGTATACTTTTGCCGACTTATCTTCTTGATTAATATGTGATAGAAGCAATCAATAATCATTAATTTCTTCAGAGAAGAATTTCCGAATACGTTCCACTCCCGCCACAAGGAGTGATCCGGTTGTACCTTTAGGAAATACACAAATGCATGTTCTCTATTTGCGAAAACAGCGAACTAGATAAAAATCACAAACAGGCCGCGGATAAATGACAACATAGCTGGCACACAGCAAAGGTCGACTGCTGACTGCTCAGTAATCGCGGTTGTGAGCCATTTTACTAGAAAACCAGCACAATTCGACGACTCTTTGCTGACACTCAGATGATACTAACTGAACCAGATCATGAATAAAAAAAAGGTGTATAAAATAGACTGACAGAATTTTAGTTCAAGTATTGGTGTGAGTCTATCAGAATCAACCCAGCCTTAAATCGATTTCCGTGGCCCTGATTCGTTTTGTTCTGCCACACCAGGAATACTTGACAGCAATACAATAGCTTACGACAAAACTACAGTGGAATACAGCGATAAGCGCTTTAGGTATTAAAGGACTTTCTGAAAACTGAAATACGACAGCTAAAATCATATTGTTTACTTTAATCTTCTTTCATCGTTCAAAGTTACCCTCTCTAATCTAATCTTGGAAAAGAATATTATCTTGCAGTTTCGCTGCAGTAATTCGGGCATCCTGGCCGCGTTTGGTGCAGACTCCAAGTAAAGCGAGAGAAGTTTATAAAACAAACGCACCTATGTCATCCTCTTCAGAACCATTGGGGAAACATcttattttttggattttacggACAATTTACTATGAATAGAAAGTGCTGTCGAAATTAATATCTTTCATCCTATTGCTGTTGGTCTGATGAAATGTGAAAAAGCTTTTTAAAGTAAGTGACCTAAGGCAATCTCATAAAAGATTAATAGGTTGTCGGAAGTAAAAAAGGCCAAAAGACGTATTTACCAATACTATAATTTTCAATACATCGTCAAAGTCACGAAAAACCCagaaagcaatatttaggagtTCGTTCAATCTTGCATTGCATTTTCTAtttctcttctctcttctttccaaGTGTATTAGCATAGTAAGTGTTTTAAAAACTCCGCCAGTTATTCGTGCGTCGCAGTGGACCGGAAACAGTCCTTCTGTAATCCAATCTTGACGAAAAGATTCTTTCCAAAGAAAACTGCATCATCCTCCAACGATGAACAGAAGAAAGAGAGTTTGCCAGAGTTTCGGACATGGAAAGATAATAAGAGTACACAACTTTTTGTGAACTGAGTATccggaataaaaaaaattaatttggaaaaCATTTCAGTGCATCTCAGTGTTCAAGATAGCAGATGATTGTTTGAGCAAACAACTTTTCAGAACTGCTTTTTCCTGTGTAGTTAACCTAATACTAGTGTATCTAATAGATAGTAATGCTGCGGTACATTTCGTAAAGTGACAACATTTATCATTGATAACCACAGTAACAGTGTATTGAAGTTTAGTTTGTTGAGGCACAGGTCGTCCAAGCTCGATGTATGGGTATCTGTACTGCACTATGttatgcaagagtagaaatgtaaggatttgcatggggaaaacggtttttctcaaaattaaaaaaaaaaccgattgATTCCATTTCCCTCTATTACGGTAGCCCATTAGGGCCACAAGTCTAAAAGTCTACAAAccagaaaaaatacaaactacAAGAAAATATCGCtacaaacgaaaacaaacacACTACGAACGAAGTCAAACACACTGCAAACTAAATCAAACCAACATCACTTCAAACTAAATCAAACACACTACGAACGAAGTCAAGCTAACACTGCCAATAAAAGATCGAATCCACTCGTGCATAATTAACTTCAAACGCACACACGCACGCCACCGAAAAAAGTTGAACGCACGCTgcaaatgaaagcaaaagctatTTGAACACATTCCCCAACCCAAGTAAGAAAATCACTGCAAACAAAAGCTGGACGCACGCCGCAAATAAACGGCCAAAAAACTATGCGCGCGCATTTGCACGAGAGGGCCTGAGACTCAAGTAGAGAGCCAGTCGCTTTTTCAAGACAGTAAAAGATGGCGTCCAGAGAAGACGCGTCTTCGAGCAGCGTGAGGTCTGCCCAGGTtagggattttgatcgtatgTAACGTCCCCAGGCTAGCGATTTTGATCgtacaaaggacattttaccaCCTTCACTTGCCGCCGGTTGGAcattttgaccaattattttgtcccaggggtggggaatttgaatttgtttaaatgaaaatgtcaaaatccccaccccatgccCCATGCATtattatacaccttattcaaaaatggccgctgatttatgcggatacaaattggcccttgttgccccgttcaagataaaatattcttttgaattttaagcttaagaacgaggcatcaagggcttatttgaataaaaacaaaagaatatttaaacgGCGGTCATTtgggaataaggtgtatgaatCAGCGAActcttaagccgcggctacacgagcgattttttgcccaaactttgtcgcgtcgccagcgcgagatgaaaatcgcacgtgtagccacccttgaactggcgactcgacaggtgaaaaaatcgcaagaaaaaagtcaccGGAGTTGAtactttcgcgacaaaatcgcagagattgttgcccgtgtagccaccctgcaatTTTTTGCCTGCGCTTGCGACGCGATTAAAgactatttagccaatgaaattaaagtaggaataaaaatttggtttatcaacggagttgataatgtaaattgaccaccgtacagagattctaaaagctgacgtttcgagcgttagcccttcgtcagagcgaatcgagggattatgggttacgtgtagtttttatagtagagtaggagctacgctattggtggtaacatggcaacgtgaaaagtaggaatatattagttaaatgaaaagcgttcgttaataccgtgaggattaagggtgccgatttgaaagatgaatttttgttccagattcttgcggctttccgtcgtacctagatgtagggaaaggccgcagatagccatgtgttttttggagtggttaggcagattaaaatggcgagcgactggcttagatgcacccttgtctaagccagtcgctcgccattttaatctgcctaaccactccaaaatacacatggctatctgcggcctttccctacatctaggtacgacggaaagccgcaagaatctggaacaaaaattcatctttcaaatcggcacccttaatcctcacggtattaacgaacgcttttcatttaactaatatattcctacttttcacgttgccatgttaccaccaatagcgtagctcctactctactataaaaactacacgtaacccataatccctcgattcgctctgacgaagggctaacgctcgaaacgtcagcttttagaatctctgtacggtggtcaatttacattatcaactccgttgataaaccaaatttttgtatactacttccccaccgacgcagcaccacagtttctttagaaactaccccttcattaaaGTAGGAATGTCTGTTAACGGtgccctggggcccgtttctcgaaagtcccgaaactttacgggccattttcgggtgtcacaattccctttgtatctcaagaacggagaggatttaagtaaAACTTTacggacatgtttcttttagttagcttgaaaacatgttaaaagatcggccttccaaaataagcggttggcagtttcacaagtggcttttcggacccgaaaagttttcgggagtttcgagaaacgggccccaggtctcttgaagtatgcgattcgcgcggccttcaatttgttgccaaaatttgtcacaagtgtagccaccctggcgcgcaggcgacgcgacaaaatctgaaaaaaatcgcaccaccggcgcgagacaaaaatcgctcgtgtagccgcggctttgaGCGAAGGCTGAAAGACTATGGAGTTAAAAGACGTGAAACAGTAGTAAAGGAGCTCAAGGAACGCGTTAGAGATCTCATTTTACAAGAAATATGGGCAAGATATCCGCACAGGTctctacttcattatgcataaagtcctttgtttcaagaaaacaacagcgataacaatagacttcctttgggactgtggcgctttgttctttcttatATGGACTTTAAAAAACCGTTCGAACTTCTGACTGAAATGCGgaaaattgaacattttttcctgatcatttcggcacttttcctgcagtTTTAGCTATTTTTCAACTTTAGAATAAGCGAAAAAAGTGGAGTTTCACATAATCGTTGTAATATAGGGTTCAGATTTTCATATATACATAACAAACAGACCAAATAAAATTACTGTTATCACAAATTTAATGGCTATCTGCTCTTTTTTTCGTGAAgctgttctttctttttatttgcgaATTCGCCGaagcactgcaaagtgtatgttttctttctttcctatataaaggcctggccaaacgctcgcaacatttcaacataaCATCTTgccacattgttgggcacaacatgttgcgtacgtttggccaccctgttgcgatcgatatgttgcgtgcgtttggccagtccattcaacacatgtcgcaacatcattcaaagatgttgcgttgaaaatgttgcaatgttgccagcatttggccaggccttaaggcACGGCAAtttcaggatcacgaacggtgcatttagtggGCTTTTGCGTTTTActgctctttgtagagatcggagcaatatgctcaatgatgctTCCAAGTGCATAACTTTGTGAGAGATCCGTGGATGTTCCTGttcgaggcatacttcgtttcactccccaccatgtctttcaatgccctgctgtggactcgtttgtctgggtggacgaagtttaggcgatgttTAACTATGATATGATGTTAGCCCTCGTCTTGAAGGCAATCCGGTAAGCTTTCCGGCCTCTGGtcgctagggctaatattttttcatggAAAGCTCACTGTCAAAAAATCTTGAGTTCCGGCGGATTGAAGGTTATCCATTGCAGTGTTTTCTTGAACATCGCGAAACAAAATCATCTCCcgatgcactttgtctttgcccaCTGACTGCATTTCCACACTGGTTTTGGACATTTCAGTTACTACGAAagtaaataggccatttccgagttcatgtctacctcctcgaagtttttgttatgaaaattaggtttcattcatatgtaaagtagaagtaattaccatcacaaaaacttcgcacttagactcgctttgaagaggaggcagacatgaactcggaaatggcctattgtgttctttgcaccactctatgcacttTTCGGGATCGGCTATACTGAAGCAaagacaatttccaaatgttcaaatctcACTTTGCTGACGCtattacttcggtagccatcttgattattacaaAGACActagtttgcttcaaaagaagggaaacgtGAATCGATTTTAATTGCTATGAACTCGAGCATTAAAGCCGGTTTCCCATGAAGGATGCACCAATCCGCAGACTGGAAGCGTGGTACACTCTTCCATGCaatgaacttataagtgtgccgcacggggcatgaaggaaaagcagagATCAGAGATCACAACAATGCTGGATAAACcgaaaactatcacagggactaaccttaagcctaaacagaatctttagtcgtaattagggttacgttTAGCATTATTAAAGAATGGGTTTGTTTCAAGACTAGTAAAACATGGATCTCTACACTGTAACCTACGATTTGTAGGTTCAATTGTAGTAGGTGCTTCGCAAGGTATGGCACGCGTATATAATTACTTATAATTGTTaagtaaatagtcagccagaattcaaaataagtatcattttcaaggtgtgaattaacACCTTGACAAGTTAGCTCAGTGGTCAAGAACAGGagcaagtaatccagaggtttacagtgcgtcggagttcaaggcaagctgcgagtgacgtATCAGTGTGATaccagaaaaagccgagcgggatctggaaaaaAAGTACAGGACGAAGGGATAGATAAATCTAGGCCAAAAAGGAACAACCGTGTGAGCGATGTGGGCAAACAacagagagagggagggagaaaGCGAGAGGTAGACGAAAAtgaggcctcgtccacactatgccggataaatttgaaaacgcaactttattgttacggttaggccttccgtccacactacaacgcacatatccgcataaaaagatccgcgaaaacggaactttttgaatacgctctgaTCTTTAGAgtggaacaatttgaaaacgcaacttttttgtaTTAGTGTGGACGGAAAACATTTC containing:
- the LOC138041401 gene encoding Krueppel-like factor 16, with the translated sequence MSIPSCHTEHISCVAMKRTVQIMQATQNNLGLFRVFKPTILFHAPSLPSLRHIFRPAELGTPSGLWKQSVAPISYTAALSATPPPPANVQVSPMSFCAESKTIMPSICIGTQNSEKTYERMKSAPGLQVLEESTETSTTCRVPTLSGKTRKKKYPCPLCDIRCSNNGQLQGHLRIHTGEKPFQCAYEGCDRRFARNEELTRHKRIHTGVRPHKCDVCNKAFGRKDHLSKHQKTHLQTAEKKVFTCVVLGCGQKYSRSDALTRHQWTAHSLTKASSRAIQRLPRDSHVLRTVNSCSVPPTNTWPF